One Brassica napus cultivar Da-Ae chromosome C2, Da-Ae, whole genome shotgun sequence DNA window includes the following coding sequences:
- the LOC125582267 gene encoding kunitz trypsin inhibitor 4-like: MSPIFYFLLALTAFLATRADAGGAVRDSDGDIISGGSYYVKTVFLSEGGGGLSLTPSSDSPCPLYIGQEWSRLDWGIPVNFSNWKSRVGFVPESENLNIEMDVKATVCVKSTYWWLSADKGSKTWLEAGPKPDKPGQDS; this comes from the coding sequence ATGAGCCCTATATTTTACTTCCTTCTTGCCTTAACGGCTTTTTTAGCCACGAGGGCTGACGCCGGGGGAGCAGTTCGCGACAGTGATGGTGATATCATATCCGGTGGCAGTTACTACGTTAAAACCGTCTTCCTTAGTGAAGGTGGAGGCGGCCTGAGCCTAACCCCCAGTAGTGACAGCCCATGTCCCCTCTATATCGGGCAGGAATGGTCAAGGCTCGACTGGGGCATTCCCGTAAATTTCTCAAACTGGAAATCTAGAGTTGGGTTCGTTCCCGAATCAGAGAACCTCAACATTGAAATGGACGTCAAAGCTACGGTGTGCGTCAAGTCAACCTACTGGTGGCTCTCGGCGGACAAGGGCAGTAAGACGTGGCTAGAGGCTGGTCCGAAGCCAGATAAGCCTGGACAAGATTCGTAG